One window of Solwaraspora sp. WMMA2056 genomic DNA carries:
- a CDS encoding MarR family transcriptional regulator, translating to MDDQRDAQRLAAWRAYIESSQRLLTLLGDELREHCGLSLADYHVLLLLSEAPGRRLRMGELASRLVFSPSRLTYQVATMQRRGLVERQSCPQDRRGSHAVLTAEGLNQLRVAAPVHLAAVRRVFLDHLDDADIAQLGQVFGALDARLGGPSAGASGPDCGAEVTSIVSTTPARKRT from the coding sequence ATGGACGACCAGCGCGACGCGCAGCGCCTCGCCGCCTGGCGGGCCTACATCGAGTCCAGCCAGCGGCTGCTCACCCTGCTCGGTGACGAGTTGCGCGAACACTGCGGGCTCAGCCTGGCCGACTACCACGTCCTGCTGCTGCTCTCCGAGGCCCCTGGGCGGCGCCTGCGGATGGGCGAACTGGCCAGCCGGCTGGTCTTCTCCCCGAGCCGGTTGACCTACCAGGTCGCCACCATGCAACGGCGGGGCCTGGTCGAGCGGCAGAGCTGCCCGCAGGACCGACGCGGCAGCCACGCGGTGCTCACCGCCGAGGGCCTGAACCAGCTACGGGTGGCCGCGCCCGTGCACCTCGCCGCCGTCCGCCGGGTCTTCCTCGACCACCTCGACGACGCCGACATCGCCCAGCTGGGTCAGGTGTTCGGCGCGCTCGATGCCCGCCTCGGCGGACCGTCGGCCGGCGCCAGCGGACCCGACTGCGGCGCCGAGGTGACATCCATCGTCAGCACCACACCAGCCCGAAAGAGGACCTGA
- a CDS encoding general stress protein, translating to MTRSTIRTDASTPGTFGDTANFPAGVPAGPVAYPTTPGAAPQPGDQDRSTVTIANHPDYAAAQRTVDQLSDSKFPVERTAIIGTNLRLVEDVTGRLTVGRAAAAGAGTGAWFGLFIGLLIGIFAVVNWLGIIVTALVIGAVWGAIFGAVAHAMTGGRRDFSSRSLLQASQYGVTVDAEFAEQARQALADRAGAGRAGR from the coding sequence ATGACCAGATCCACGATCCGTACGGACGCCTCGACGCCCGGCACCTTCGGGGACACGGCCAACTTCCCGGCGGGCGTGCCTGCCGGGCCCGTCGCCTACCCCACCACGCCAGGTGCCGCACCGCAGCCCGGTGATCAGGACCGGTCCACGGTCACGATCGCCAACCATCCGGACTACGCCGCCGCTCAGCGGACCGTCGACCAGCTCTCGGACAGCAAGTTCCCGGTCGAACGGACCGCGATCATCGGCACCAACCTGCGACTGGTCGAGGACGTCACCGGCCGGCTGACCGTCGGGCGGGCCGCCGCCGCCGGCGCGGGTACCGGTGCCTGGTTCGGTCTGTTCATCGGTCTGCTCATCGGCATCTTCGCCGTGGTCAACTGGCTCGGCATCATCGTGACCGCGCTGGTCATCGGTGCCGTCTGGGGGGCCATCTTCGGCGCCGTCGCGCACGCGATGACCGGCGGCCGCCGGGACTTCTCCTCGCGCAGTCTGCTCCAGGCCAGCCAGTACGGCGTGACGGTGGACGCCGAGTTCGCCGAGCAGGCGCGTCAGGCGCTGGCAGACCGGGCCGGAGCCGGCCGCGCCGGGAGGTAG
- a CDS encoding protein phosphatase 2C domain-containing protein gives MTLKLRSAAVTDRGLIRSGNQDSVHAGNWLVAVADGMGGMAAGDLASKIAIEAIAQLDVATADDELVPRLRSAVEAASAQIRAAVEADPAREGMGTTLTALLFAGSGTAIGLAHVGDSRAYLLRGGALEQVTRDDTFVQMLVDEGVITAEQAASHPRRAVVTQALQGDNVNPAYQVLEPQTGDRWLLCSDGLSNVVRAESIAEVLATYADPQAGAQRLVDLAIRAGGPDNITVVIGDITEVTD, from the coding sequence ATGACCCTGAAGCTGCGTTCCGCGGCGGTGACCGACCGCGGCCTCATCCGGAGCGGGAACCAGGACTCGGTCCATGCCGGAAACTGGTTGGTCGCTGTCGCCGACGGGATGGGCGGGATGGCCGCCGGGGATCTGGCGAGCAAGATCGCTATCGAAGCGATCGCCCAGCTCGACGTCGCGACGGCCGACGACGAGCTGGTGCCCCGCCTGCGGAGTGCGGTCGAGGCGGCCAGCGCCCAGATCCGGGCGGCGGTCGAGGCCGATCCGGCCCGGGAGGGGATGGGTACGACCCTGACCGCGCTGCTGTTCGCCGGCTCCGGCACCGCGATCGGGCTGGCCCACGTCGGTGACTCCCGGGCCTACCTGCTGCGGGGCGGGGCGCTGGAGCAGGTGACCCGGGACGACACGTTCGTGCAGATGCTGGTCGACGAGGGTGTGATCACTGCGGAACAGGCGGCCAGCCACCCTCGGCGCGCGGTGGTGACCCAGGCGCTGCAGGGCGACAACGTCAACCCGGCGTACCAGGTCCTCGAGCCGCAGACCGGTGACCGGTGGCTGCTCTGCAGCGACGGCCTGTCGAACGTCGTACGCGCGGAGAGTATCGCCGAGGTGCTGGCCACCTACGCCGACCCGCAGGCCGGCGCGCAGCGGCTGGTGGACCTGGCGATCCGGGCCGGTGGGCCGGACAACATCACCGTGGTGATCGGCGACATCACCGAGGTCACCGACTGA
- a CDS encoding SigB/SigF/SigG family RNA polymerase sigma factor — MSGATLGQRANAPADSATELLNAMAALPAGHPSREALRDRAIEAWLPLAQHLAQRYSGRGEPTDDLAQTAAVGLIKAIDKFDPSRGVDFAGYAIPTIIGELKRHFRDRTWDIRVPRRLQELRLSISEANSTLLQTLGRSPTVADIAAHLRITEEEVLEGLEGARAYNAVSLSTPTGDGERATELADMLGAEDREYELAELRVALGPALATLDEREQRILTLRFYGNLTQSQIADQVGVSQMHVSRLLARALTKLRGQLQSTY, encoded by the coding sequence ATGTCGGGCGCCACCCTCGGCCAGCGGGCCAACGCCCCCGCCGACAGCGCCACCGAGCTGCTCAACGCGATGGCCGCCCTGCCGGCGGGTCACCCGTCCCGGGAGGCGCTGCGCGATCGCGCGATCGAGGCGTGGCTGCCCCTGGCCCAGCACCTCGCCCAGCGCTACAGCGGGCGCGGCGAGCCGACCGACGACCTGGCCCAGACCGCGGCGGTCGGCCTGATCAAGGCGATCGACAAGTTCGACCCGAGCCGGGGTGTCGACTTCGCCGGGTACGCCATTCCGACGATCATCGGCGAGCTCAAGCGGCACTTCCGGGACCGCACCTGGGACATCCGGGTGCCCCGTCGGCTGCAGGAGCTGCGGCTGAGCATCTCCGAGGCGAACAGCACCCTGCTGCAGACGCTGGGCCGCTCGCCGACGGTCGCCGACATCGCCGCGCACCTGCGGATCACCGAGGAGGAGGTCCTCGAAGGGCTGGAGGGTGCCCGCGCGTACAACGCGGTGTCGCTGTCCACGCCGACTGGCGACGGCGAGCGGGCCACCGAGCTGGCCGACATGCTCGGTGCCGAGGACCGCGAGTACGAGCTCGCCGAGCTACGGGTGGCGCTCGGCCCGGCCCTGGCCACCCTGGACGAGCGGGAGCAGCGGATCCTGACCCTGCGGTTCTACGGCAACCTGACCCAGTCGCAGATCGCCGACCAGGTCGGCGTGTCCCAGATGCACGTGTCGCGGCTGCTGGCCAGGGCGCTGACGAAGCTGCGGGGTCAACTGCAGTCGACGTACTGA
- a CDS encoding SpoIIE family protein phosphatase: MAGSTGRTRDTPTGVPAARSAVAAGASAPVAPPPDGPNLVQRHDWAQTALGPVDGWDPAVRATVDLLLASPVPMALVYGDDFLMIYNDAYADLLGDKHPHAFGQPAAEVFADSWHQPGVGDVVERVYRTGEPFLESETVAPFVADIDGAGGTTAYTRGYSAVRDSHGTIIGMLSVATETGAITHRLQSLSELTAALAGTLTLDDVARVALRYGLASFDIDQVAIGIDDGGGWRVVRRVRGELLDEADERLPPVWRRLPRDAATPLAAVGTTGVPRFTSDGRPLARYAIDRHDERVAALAALPLRAGSLRGGITFGYREPHQWPPAERALLAAVAELVTQAAERARRFETQHGTAQLLQRSMLPEQLPDLPRFRLAARYDPGVDGNSAGGDFYDAFLLPDGGLAVVLGDVAGHDVRAAALMGQVRAALRGLALTDPAPAAVLTGLDRLVHSLGAESRNEELFVTVLYGVLDPSAGRLTLASAGHPAPLIRRPGTPAARAEFAEVPPGVPLGLAGPREPVDVVLRPGDTLLMFSDGVVERRGHDLGAGMSALAAAIAATGTSDPRNLCAVASGAVAGTTDDDVAVLAVEHAAAPSRSAGLLVPAEPIAPSRVRHWLADQLAQWRVPESVIGPAVLCASELTTNALLHAGTEARVEIDLSQERLLVSVADSGTRGTVSRARTDTLSSRGRGLGLIEQLSDTWGTDPSVRGSTVWFEIMLPVDT, from the coding sequence ATGGCAGGCAGCACCGGGCGTACCCGCGACACCCCCACCGGCGTACCTGCTGCCCGTTCCGCCGTCGCCGCCGGAGCGTCGGCGCCGGTGGCCCCGCCGCCGGACGGCCCGAACCTGGTGCAACGACACGACTGGGCGCAGACGGCGCTGGGGCCCGTCGACGGCTGGGACCCGGCGGTACGGGCCACCGTCGATCTGCTGCTGGCCTCCCCCGTGCCGATGGCGCTGGTGTACGGCGACGACTTCCTGATGATCTACAACGACGCGTACGCCGACCTGCTCGGCGACAAGCACCCGCACGCGTTCGGCCAGCCCGCCGCCGAGGTCTTCGCCGATTCGTGGCACCAGCCGGGGGTCGGTGACGTGGTCGAACGGGTCTACCGCACCGGGGAGCCGTTCCTCGAGTCGGAGACCGTGGCGCCGTTCGTCGCGGACATCGACGGTGCCGGCGGCACGACCGCGTACACCCGGGGTTACTCGGCGGTGCGCGACAGCCACGGGACGATCATCGGGATGCTCTCGGTCGCCACCGAGACCGGCGCGATCACCCACCGGCTGCAGAGCCTGAGTGAGCTGACGGCGGCGCTGGCCGGCACCCTCACCCTCGACGACGTGGCCCGGGTCGCCCTGCGCTACGGTCTCGCCTCGTTCGACATCGACCAGGTGGCGATCGGCATCGACGACGGCGGCGGGTGGCGGGTGGTCCGTCGGGTCCGTGGTGAGCTGCTCGACGAGGCCGACGAACGGCTGCCGCCGGTCTGGCGGCGGTTGCCACGCGACGCCGCGACGCCGCTGGCGGCCGTCGGCACCACCGGTGTCCCCCGCTTCACCAGCGACGGTCGGCCACTGGCCCGGTACGCCATCGACCGCCACGACGAGCGGGTGGCGGCGCTCGCGGCGCTGCCGTTGCGGGCGGGTTCGCTGCGCGGCGGGATCACATTCGGCTACCGGGAGCCGCACCAGTGGCCGCCGGCCGAGCGGGCGCTGCTGGCGGCGGTCGCCGAACTGGTCACCCAGGCGGCGGAGCGGGCGCGCCGGTTCGAGACCCAGCACGGTACAGCGCAACTGCTGCAACGCAGCATGTTGCCGGAACAGTTGCCGGATCTGCCCCGCTTCCGGCTCGCCGCCCGCTACGACCCGGGCGTGGACGGCAACTCGGCCGGCGGCGACTTCTACGACGCGTTCCTGCTGCCCGACGGCGGGCTGGCCGTCGTGCTCGGCGACGTGGCCGGGCACGACGTACGGGCGGCGGCGTTGATGGGCCAGGTCCGGGCGGCGCTGCGCGGGCTGGCGTTGACCGATCCGGCGCCGGCCGCCGTGTTGACGGGACTGGACCGGCTGGTGCACAGCCTGGGCGCGGAGAGCCGCAACGAGGAGCTCTTCGTCACCGTGCTGTACGGCGTACTCGATCCGTCGGCCGGGCGGTTGACGCTGGCCAGCGCTGGTCATCCGGCGCCGCTGATCCGCCGTCCCGGCACCCCGGCGGCACGGGCCGAGTTCGCCGAGGTGCCGCCCGGCGTACCGCTCGGGCTGGCCGGGCCGCGCGAGCCGGTGGACGTGGTGCTGCGTCCGGGAGACACCCTGCTGATGTTCAGCGACGGGGTGGTGGAGCGCCGGGGTCACGATCTGGGTGCCGGCATGTCGGCGCTGGCGGCGGCGATCGCCGCGACCGGCACCAGCGATCCGCGCAACCTGTGCGCGGTGGCGAGTGGAGCGGTGGCCGGAACCACCGACGACGACGTGGCGGTGCTCGCGGTGGAGCACGCCGCGGCACCGAGTCGGTCGGCAGGGCTGTTGGTGCCGGCCGAGCCGATCGCGCCGAGCCGGGTCCGGCACTGGCTGGCCGACCAGTTGGCACAGTGGCGGGTGCCGGAGTCGGTCATCGGCCCGGCGGTGCTGTGCGCCAGCGAGTTGACCACGAACGCGCTGCTGCACGCCGGGACCGAGGCGCGGGTGGAGATCGACCTGAGCCAGGAGCGACTGTTGGTGTCGGTCGCGGACAGTGGCACCCGGGGTACGGTCAGCCGGGCCCGGACGGACACGCTGAGCAGTCGCGGGCGGGGGCTCGGACTCATCGAGCAGTTGAGCGACACCTGGGGCACTGACCCGTCGGTTCGTGGTTCGACGGTCTGGTTCGAGATCATGCTTCCGGTCGACACGTAA
- a CDS encoding VOC family protein, translating into MRIRGYPAGTPCWSELRTSDPEGSIEFYRELFGWKPADHPASGSVDFHLRDLAAAGLVAAPAAAPSAWVTYLATDDLDATVVAATQAGAATLTPATRYAQRGAAALVADPQGAVFGLWQRDPFPGAQVSGEPGAACWNELATRDVSGAGSFYGSLFGWTARASSYSDSASYQEWWVGTTREVAGLIDMTVSYPPQVPAHWRTTFEVDDCASAVTRCEALGGQVTFGPYVAGAGTYAQLTDPAGAAFGVIALLPQFRTPLD; encoded by the coding sequence GTGCGAATCAGAGGTTACCCTGCGGGCACCCCTTGCTGGTCCGAGCTACGCACCAGCGACCCCGAGGGTTCGATCGAGTTCTACCGCGAGCTGTTCGGCTGGAAGCCCGCCGACCATCCCGCCTCGGGCTCGGTCGACTTCCACCTGCGGGACCTGGCCGCCGCCGGCCTCGTCGCCGCGCCCGCTGCGGCGCCGTCGGCCTGGGTGACCTACCTCGCCACCGACGACCTCGACGCGACGGTCGTCGCCGCGACGCAGGCCGGCGCGGCGACGCTCACGCCGGCGACCCGGTACGCCCAGCGGGGTGCCGCCGCACTGGTCGCCGACCCGCAGGGCGCGGTGTTCGGACTGTGGCAGCGCGACCCCTTCCCCGGCGCACAGGTCAGCGGCGAACCCGGCGCGGCCTGCTGGAACGAGCTCGCCACCCGCGACGTCAGCGGAGCCGGCAGCTTCTACGGGAGCCTCTTCGGCTGGACGGCCCGCGCGAGCAGCTACAGCGATTCCGCCAGTTACCAGGAGTGGTGGGTGGGCACCACCCGCGAGGTGGCCGGGTTGATCGACATGACCGTGTCGTACCCGCCCCAGGTGCCGGCCCACTGGCGAACCACGTTCGAGGTGGACGACTGCGCGTCGGCGGTCACGCGGTGCGAGGCCCTCGGCGGTCAGGTGACGTTCGGCCCGTACGTCGCCGGTGCGGGCACGTACGCGCAGTTGACGGACCCGGCGGGTGCGGCGTTCGGGGTCATCGCCCTGCTTCCGCAGTTCCGTACGCCGTTGGACTGA
- a CDS encoding pirin family protein, producing MPAITVDDVLVLPRLPQFDPAAGTIRPVRRVSTAPSGFEGEGFPVRRAFAGVPMTELDPFLHLDQMGEVEYAPGEPKGTAWHPHRGFETVTYIIDGIFDHQDSHGGGGTITDGDTQWMTAGSGLLHIEAPPEHLVVSGGLFHGLQLWVNLPRVKKFAPPRYQDIRGREVGLLTTGDGGALIRVIAGDVAGHRGPGSTHTPISIAHLTVQPGAQVDLPWRPDFNALVYVLGGRGTVGTAPHSVRTGQLAVHGPGDTLRITADARQDSRTPQLDVYVMGGEPIREPIAQYGPFVMNTRAELVTAFEDYQAGRLGVVPAARTPHSGGQQPPL from the coding sequence ATGCCCGCGATCACCGTCGACGACGTACTCGTTCTGCCCCGCCTGCCGCAGTTCGATCCGGCGGCCGGGACGATCCGGCCGGTGCGCCGGGTCTCCACCGCCCCGAGCGGTTTCGAGGGCGAAGGCTTCCCCGTCCGTCGGGCCTTCGCCGGGGTACCGATGACCGAGCTCGACCCGTTCCTGCACCTCGACCAGATGGGAGAGGTGGAGTACGCCCCCGGCGAACCCAAGGGGACCGCCTGGCACCCGCACCGCGGCTTCGAGACCGTCACGTACATCATCGACGGGATCTTCGACCACCAGGACTCACACGGCGGGGGCGGCACCATCACCGACGGGGACACCCAGTGGATGACCGCCGGTTCCGGGCTGCTGCACATCGAGGCACCGCCGGAGCACCTGGTCGTCAGCGGCGGGCTGTTCCACGGCCTGCAGCTGTGGGTGAACCTGCCCCGGGTGAAGAAGTTCGCACCGCCGCGCTACCAGGACATCCGGGGCCGTGAGGTCGGTCTGCTCACCACCGGCGACGGCGGCGCGCTCATCCGGGTGATCGCCGGCGACGTCGCCGGACACCGCGGCCCGGGTTCCACCCACACCCCGATCAGCATCGCCCACCTCACCGTACAGCCCGGTGCACAGGTCGACCTGCCGTGGCGGCCGGACTTCAACGCCCTGGTGTACGTGCTCGGCGGCCGGGGAACGGTCGGCACCGCGCCGCATTCGGTGCGCACCGGGCAGCTGGCGGTGCACGGGCCCGGGGACACGTTGCGGATCACCGCCGACGCCCGGCAGGACAGCCGGACGCCGCAGCTCGACGTGTACGTGATGGGCGGTGAGCCGATCCGTGAGCCGATCGCCCAGTACGGGCCGTTCGTGATGAACACCCGGGCGGAGCTGGTCACCGCGTTCGAGGACTACCAGGCCGGCCGGCTCGGCGTCGTACCGGCGGCCCGGACACCACACAGCGGCGGCCAGCAGCCGCCGCTGTGA
- a CDS encoding glycoside hydrolase family 6 protein, whose product MRRRSALTAVGAAAVLAFSVATAVGVGLLQPTAAQAADSVFYVDPDTSAARWVAANPGDYRANVIRDRIASVPQGRWFTQYNPNEVRNQVSSYVGAAAAAGKIPIMVVYNIPNRDCSNHSSGGAPNHTAYRQWVDQVAAGLGNRPAYIVLEPDVLALMGTCMSAGEQAEVRASMAYAGKALKAGSSQARVYFDAGHSAWHSPSAMASMLTGADVANSAHGISSNVSNYRSTSEAVNYVKAVINATGANHLTAVIDTSRNGNGPLGSEWCDPAGRAIGTASTTNTGDSKIDAFLWVKLPGEADGCIAAAGQFVPQRAYDLAIAAGPTTAPPPTTAPPTTAPPTTAPPTTAPPAGGCAVSYTTNQWGGGFTREIRITNQGTSLSNWTLAFTAGSNVSLSNGWNGTWSQSGSQITVRNAAWNGSLASGSTVSIGFQGTYSGSTLPPLSSFTLNGAACSG is encoded by the coding sequence ATGCGCAGGAGATCTGCGCTCACCGCAGTTGGCGCCGCCGCCGTCCTGGCGTTCTCGGTCGCCACCGCGGTCGGTGTCGGGCTGCTGCAGCCCACGGCCGCCCAGGCCGCCGATTCCGTCTTCTACGTCGACCCGGACACTTCCGCCGCCCGCTGGGTGGCGGCGAACCCCGGTGACTACCGGGCGAACGTGATCCGCGATCGGATCGCCTCGGTCCCCCAGGGCCGCTGGTTCACCCAGTACAACCCCAACGAGGTCCGCAACCAGGTCAGCTCCTACGTCGGTGCCGCCGCGGCCGCCGGCAAGATCCCGATCATGGTGGTCTACAACATCCCGAACCGCGACTGCAGCAACCACAGCAGCGGGGGTGCCCCCAACCACACCGCGTACCGGCAGTGGGTCGACCAGGTCGCCGCCGGCCTCGGCAACCGCCCCGCGTACATCGTGCTGGAGCCCGACGTGCTCGCCCTGATGGGCACCTGCATGAGCGCGGGCGAACAGGCCGAGGTCCGGGCGTCGATGGCGTACGCCGGCAAGGCGCTCAAGGCCGGTTCGTCGCAGGCCCGGGTCTACTTCGACGCCGGGCACTCGGCGTGGCACTCGCCCTCGGCGATGGCCAGCATGCTGACCGGCGCCGACGTGGCCAACAGCGCCCACGGCATCTCCAGCAACGTGTCGAACTACCGCAGCACCAGCGAGGCAGTCAACTACGTCAAGGCGGTCATCAACGCCACCGGCGCCAACCACCTCACCGCGGTGATCGACACCAGCCGCAACGGCAACGGCCCGCTCGGCTCCGAGTGGTGCGACCCGGCCGGCCGCGCGATCGGCACCGCCAGCACCACCAACACCGGCGACAGCAAGATCGACGCCTTCCTCTGGGTGAAGCTGCCGGGCGAGGCCGACGGCTGCATCGCCGCCGCCGGGCAGTTCGTGCCGCAGCGGGCGTACGACCTGGCCATCGCCGCCGGCCCGACCACCGCGCCGCCGCCCACGACCGCGCCGCCGACCACGGCACCACCGACCACGGCACCACCCACCACCGCACCGCCGGCGGGTGGATGTGCCGTCAGCTACACCACCAACCAGTGGGGTGGCGGCTTCACCCGGGAGATCCGGATCACCAACCAGGGCACCTCGCTCAGCAACTGGACGCTGGCCTTCACCGCCGGTTCCAACGTCAGCCTGAGCAACGGCTGGAACGGCACCTGGAGCCAGTCCGGCAGCCAGATCACCGTCCGCAACGCCGCCTGGAACGGCTCGCTGGCGTCCGGATCCACCGTCAGCATCGGTTTCCAGGGCACCTACAGCGGCAGCACCCTGCCGCCGCTGTCCAGCTTCACCCTCAACGGCGCCGCCTGTAGCGGGTAG
- a CDS encoding transglutaminase family protein has product MGDETAVTVGCELTYEVATTTTIALQVTAYRQGPDARLTATTAADESVPEEVADSWAAGGRHHLLAAPPGRITVRYQATVTRPTPAAPAPVSAWERVVSLRPSRYCPSDRLGGFAAARFAGHGDDADTVRAICSYVHDHTTYTAGASGPSTDAAQTLLGGAGVCRDYAHLTVALCRAMDIPARVVAVYAPGLSPMDFHLVTEAAVDDHWYVWDATRLAPRSSLVRIATGRDAADVAFATTVGGAVDLTGMSVLAVTEGELPVDDPEKLVALH; this is encoded by the coding sequence ATGGGTGACGAGACGGCGGTGACGGTCGGCTGCGAGCTGACCTACGAGGTGGCGACGACCACGACGATCGCGCTGCAGGTGACGGCGTACCGGCAGGGGCCCGATGCCCGACTGACCGCCACGACCGCAGCCGACGAGTCGGTCCCCGAGGAGGTGGCCGACAGTTGGGCCGCCGGCGGGCGCCACCACCTGCTGGCGGCACCGCCCGGCCGGATCACCGTGCGGTACCAGGCGACGGTGACCCGGCCGACACCGGCGGCACCGGCCCCGGTGTCGGCGTGGGAGCGCGTGGTGTCGCTACGGCCGAGCCGCTACTGCCCGTCGGACCGGCTGGGTGGGTTCGCGGCGGCCCGCTTCGCCGGCCACGGCGACGACGCCGACACCGTGCGGGCCATCTGCAGCTACGTGCACGACCACACCACCTACACCGCGGGTGCCAGTGGGCCGAGCACGGACGCGGCACAGACCCTGCTCGGCGGGGCCGGCGTGTGCCGGGACTACGCCCATCTCACGGTCGCCCTCTGCCGCGCCATGGACATTCCCGCCCGGGTGGTGGCGGTCTACGCCCCCGGCCTGTCACCGATGGACTTCCACCTGGTGACCGAGGCCGCGGTGGACGACCACTGGTACGTGTGGGACGCGACGCGACTGGCCCCCCGGAGCAGCCTGGTGCGGATCGCGACAGGCCGGGACGCGGCGGACGTGGCGTTCGCGACCACCGTCGGCGGGGCGGTGGACCTGACCGGCATGTCGGTACTGGCGGTGACCGAGGGCGAACTTCCCGTCGACGATCCCGAGAAGTTGGTGGCGCTTCATTGA